The sequence GGGTATATTAAAGAAATAGAAAACTTAAAAGAAAAGGTTGATAATTGTAATTCAATAGAAGAAATAATGGCTATTGAAGGGAACATCAGAGAACATTATTATTCTTCTTTTGATAAAATCCTTGAAGACGAAGAATTTATTTTTGAGAAAAGGAGTAGAAGACCCCCAAGAAATAAATTAAATACACTGATAAGTTTTGGAAATAGTTTATTATATGTTGCTGTTTTGAGCGAAATTTATAAAACACATCTTGACCCCAGAATTGGTTTTTTACATACAACAAATTTTAGAAGATTTACCCTTAATCTTGATATTGCAGAAATTTTTAAACCAATAATTGTTGATAGAATAATATTTACTCTTGTTAATAAGAAAATTATTCAGCAAAAACATTTTGAGGATAAAATGGGTGGGTTAATACTAAAAGACCCGGGAAAACAAATATTTGTTGAGGAATTTGATAATCGTCTTAGAACAACAATAAAACATAAAGGACTTGGGAGAAATGTTTCATATAGAAGGTTAATACGAATGGAACTATATAAAATAGAAAAGCATCTTATAGGAGAAGAAGAATATAAACCATTTGTGAGTGGGTGGTAAATGTATGCAATACTTGTATATGATATAAATGAAAAAAGAGTTTCAAAAGCATTGAAAATATGTAGAAAATATTTATATTGGGTTCAAAATTCTGTATTTGAAGGTGAAATAACATTTCCAAAACTTGAAAAATTAAAATCAGAATTAAATAAAAAAGTAATAAAAAGCACAGAAGATTCAGTCATTATATATATTTTAAAAGATGAAAGATATACTAAAAGAGAAATTCTTGGCGAAAAAAAAGTGAATAAGGGTATCATACTTTAAAATTTTTTGATTTATCAATTTGCAGGAGTTTATATATTCGTCAATCACCAATAGTGAAAAAAATACAGGAGACCGACAGAAAAAAAATAGTTGACACGACAGAAATTTT comes from bacterium and encodes:
- the cas1b gene encoding type I-B CRISPR-associated endonuclease Cas1b, with protein sequence MKKTIFVFSDGQFQRKGNTLYFETKEGEKKYLPVENISEIMVMGEVDLNKRFLEFLSQTEIILHFFNHYGYYIGSFYPRQHYNSGYIILKQAEFYNDERKRISLAKKIFNGAVENIEKVLTYYSNRGKEVGGYIKEIENLKEKVDNCNSIEEIMAIEGNIREHYYSSFDKILEDEEFIFEKRSRRPPRNKLNTLISFGNSLLYVAVLSEIYKTHLDPRIGFLHTTNFRRFTLNLDIAEIFKPIIVDRIIFTLVNKKIIQQKHFEDKMGGLILKDPGKQIFVEEFDNRLRTTIKHKGLGRNVSYRRLIRMELYKIEKHLIGEEEYKPFVSGW
- the cas2 gene encoding CRISPR-associated endonuclease Cas2, yielding MYAILVYDINEKRVSKALKICRKYLYWVQNSVFEGEITFPKLEKLKSELNKKVIKSTEDSVIIYILKDERYTKREILGEKKVNKGIIL